The nucleotide window GATCTGATAGTTCATTCGTTTCATCGGTACAATCAATAAGTAATGTCATGCTTGTTTCACCTTCTTTGTCTTTGTCATTTCAGGGTACTCAATTCTTGAGTGAAAGATTCCCTTTAGCGTTTCGCATAGTGTGTGTGATACGGTCTCGATTTCCTTGATGGTAATATCGCATTCATTTAATTGACCATCCTGTAGCCGGTCCGCCACGATTTTCTTAACGAGTGATTCAATTAATTCTGCCGTAGGCTGTGATAATGAGCGAACAGCAGCCTCGACACTATCCGCAATCCCCACCACCGCCGACTCCTTTGTCTGTGCTTTTGGACCGGGATAACGGAACTCCTCATCCTTTATATCCGTATCGCTCTGAAGGGCCTTATGGTAAAAGAATTTCAGCAATGTTGTCCCATGATGTTGTTCAGCTATATCAATGATTTCTTTAGGCATATGATATTTCTTTAAAATAGCAGATCCATCTGTAACATGAGCAATGATAATATTCGCGCTTCTTTCAGGTGGCAATCGGTCATGGGGATTATCATGATGCATTTGATTTTCAATAAAAAAGTTAGGGCGCTTTGTTTTTCCGATATCATGATAATAACTTCCGACCCTAGCCAGTAGTCCATTAGCACCGATCGCTTCGCAAGCGGATTCCGCTAAATTGGCGACCATAACACTATGATGGTAGGTTCCCGGTGCTTCCATCAAGATTTTTCTCAGGAGCGGATGGTTCGGATTAGAAAGTTCGATTAGTTTCATGGTCGAAAGAATTCCAAAACTTGCCTCAAAGAGTGGCAATACTCCAATGGTTAAAACAGCCGAACCGATACCAGAAACAACGGCTGTAAGAAGATAATACCCATACTCCACACCCGAAAACTGGCCGTTTGGTAACAGCATTAATGCACAGATGGCCAACACATTGACAATCGCCGCAAATACTCCAGCTTGTAAAATCTTGGTCCGATGATTTTGAGTGTTCAAAAACAGGATAGCTGCTAAGGCACTAAAGAGGATATAGATTCCTTCTGAAAAATTAAGGGTTCCCGTAACCCCTTCATTGAATAAAATACTCCCACAAACCGCCATAATTATCGACATGAGGATGGCAAGTTTTTCATCAATTAAAATCTTAATCAGCATTCCCCCCATTGCAGCAGGAAAAATATAACCGATGCCGGCAAAGTTAAAAATTTGCAGCAAACTAATAATTTTCATGATGAAAATGGAAAAAATGAAAATAATCCCATACAATAATAAAAACGTTTGCCGTTTCTCTGGAAGTGATTTCATTTGATAAAAATAATAATAAATCGCTGAAAGAATTATGGTAATCAACAAAACCAATCCAATAAAAGGTTTATACGATTTATCGTTATTTAAAAGACCCACTAACTTTAATTGTCGAAAAATATCCTGATTAATTAATTTTCCTTCCTCCACAATAATTTGCCCTTGGAGAATCTTTACAGGTTCTATACTTTCTGCTGCTTGCTGCCTTAGTTCCTCTGTAGCATTAGGATCATAAAATTCATTTTGAATGACAGCATATCTACCCAAGTCGATTGCAGCTAATCTTAAATTATCATTTAACGAGGTATACTTTAATTCCTCTTCAACCCTTTTCTTTGCATTTTCCACTTCATCTGTAGAAATTCTCTTTGTCATAACATTGTTGATGGCTGTTACTGTTAAATCCTTTGCAATCGATAAATCATCATTACTAGCTTGAACTAAGGTTGAAAAAACTTGATTTGGGAGCTCCTTCGCGACACCTGATGTCAATTTTGTTTTTAATCTAGTTATTTTATCTGATACACTTGGCTCCTCTTTTGTCGGTTTTTCCTCCACAATCTCTTCTTGCTTCTTCATTTCCTCTTTTATTTCATCATTTACCTCTACTGCTGCTTTGAAAATGGAAGTAATCAAATCAACTCGATTTTGCGTGTACTCATTTTTCAATGCATAGACCGGCTGTACTTGGTTAATGGCTTCTTTACGCTTATTCTCTGTACTTTTTTTATCCTCAACTGTCCCTGGAGAACGAATTGTCTTTTCCGCAACAGAAAATAGACTTAAATCCAGTTTTTCCGGTTTTACATTACTGTACATGGCTCCAAAAAGAACAACCCCTAATACAAAGAAAAATAGGATTCGGAAAAAAGTAATATCAAGTAACTTTCGAATTCGTATGAAATGTTGCTGTAGTTTATCCAACTAAACCCCCCCACAACGGCCGATAAATCATGTGTTTCGCAATAGAATATAAATATTATTACTGAAACTATGCTTTATGTAAAATCATAACAGTTTTAATAAGAAGTTTCATCTTTTTAGAAAAATGCAGGACACTAGTCGCTAAGGCACAGATCTGAGCAATTAAAGGTACGTACGTATGTAAAAAAGGGATAAACCACTATAGGTTTACCCCTGATTATGCCGTGAAGGTGTCTTTTTCTCATAAGCTTCGATAATTTTGCCAACGAGCGGGTGACGGACTACATCGGTTTGTTCTAAAAAGACAAAGGCTATACCATTTACATTTAGCAAAATTTCCTCTGCTGCAATAAGGCCGGATTTGGCCCCCTTAGGCAAATCAATTTGCGTTTGGTCACCTGTAATTACCATTTTCGAACCAAAGCCAAGCCTAGTCAAGAACATTTTCATCTGGGCATGTGTGGTATTTTGCGCCTCGTCTAATATCACAAAGGCATCATCTAATGTACGGCCTCTCATATAAGCGAGTGGAGCAATTTCAATTGTCCCGCGTTCGATTAACCTCTGAGTATGTTCCGCACCCAAAACGTCATTTAAAGCATCGTACAACGGTCTTAAATACGGATCCACCTTTTCTTTTAAATCACCCGGGAGGAATCCAAGACTCTCGCCCGCCTCGACAGCAGGCCTGGTTAAAATAATCTTATTTACTTGTCCATTTTTCAGGGCATTAACCGCCATTATGACTGCCAGGTAGGTTTTCCCTGTACCAGCAGGCCCAATCCCAAAAACAAGATCACTTTTTTTAATAGCCATTACATATTGCCTTTGCCCTAGGGTTTTAATCCGGATGGATTTTCCTTTAACCGTTTTACCAATCTCTTCGTCATATAAATTGACAAAATAATCCAGCGTCCCTTTCTGGGCCATTTGAATGGCATACAGGACATCTCTTTGACTAATGTTTATTCCCTTTCGAATCACAAATAGTAATCGGTCTAATATTTGTCCTGCCATGATGACGTTTTCTTCATCACCTGACATGCTAACCGATTCACCTCTTGTGATGATGGAAACACCTAGTTCCTGTTCAATTAATTTTAAATTTTGGTCAGCATTTCCCAACAGGTTGACAGCCTCTGAGGGATTTTCTAGCTGTAGACTGATCGTTGTTAATTTTTCTGTCATTCAGGAGTCTCCTTGGAAATCGGTTGTCCGACTGCAATGTTTTCAATAACATTAAAATGAATATCTAGTATAACCTTACCATTTCTATACTCTTTGTGTAAAATTTTTTCATCTTTAATGATAGCATCTTCATCTAACTTGCTTTTTATTTCTTTTTTAGCTAATTCTAGTGCTTGTTCTTCTGCCTCTTTTTTCGAATAGGATCGCTTGACATCCTCACTTTCGCGTAACGTTTTATTCATATAGGAGATCGGCAGCTTCCACTTTAGGAAATGAACATGATGAACATTCTTTTCTGTTTTATATTTCTTGAATTCAGGTTTCCCAAAACCCCAAATAGGTATTTCCAAATTCCCTACGACTAAAGAATGTTTTTGCTTTTCCTTCCCAGTAAAGACATTAAAGTTCGTGACCAGAGGGAGCTTAACAGTGCTTATATACCAGGTACCACCCCAGACCTCACCTTCAGCTGCCACTATTTTCGGGCTTCCTTCTTGTCCATAAATTCCGGAAACAAGTAAATCGCCCTTTTCCACGACATCATTCTTATTAACCATGGTTTGACCCGTTTCAACAAACATATTGACAATAACAGCTTTCTTTTTTGCGATAAGATTTTGTGGGGATAATTGTTCAACCTTTTTCGGCTCATTCTTTTCAACAACCTGCAGATGATAGGTTGTCCCCTTTAATTCCACACCAACCCATGTCAATGCACCAATTTTCTCTGTTAATTGTCTTTGGATCCCCTCCACATTATCAACAAAAAACTGCACCTTCCCAATTTTAACACCCATCTTGTCCAATTCTTTACGAATTTGATACTCTGTTGCAGGCTTTGCCCCTTTTATTTCAATTCCCCAAATCACATTTGATAAGAAAAAAATAATGAATAAAAATGCGGCTGCCCCCAACATAAAGCCGCTATTTTTCAATAATCTTCTAAATAAAAATGGTACTCCGCTACGACGTAAAAAGGAAATTTTACATCCACTTTTACGCGCAAACAGTCTAATTTTCAAGGCATCCTGTGCTCTCATTTTAAAGGTAATCGTCTCCGTTCCATGCCGTTTTACGTTCCAAATATGGAGACCATTTCGTGTTAGCACATTTAAAAACCGTTCAAGACCCTTTCCCGAAACCTTCACCGTAACTCTGCCATAAAGGAATTCAATCCATTGGTTCTTCATTTTGTTCCTCCCGGATTATCAGTAATATATATGACCTGATCTATTTTTCCTTCGAGTAAAATTTCTTCTGGTAAAATCGTTTTAATCACAAATGCCTTGCCTTTAATTAATAATTGTCCTTGCTTTAACAATAGGCGGAGCTCTTTATCTGTAAATGCGAGCAAGCCGCGGTGATTCTCTATATATATATGGATTTGTCCAATCATCGTAATCCGGGGCAAATCCATCATGACATCTTGAGGAAGATCCATTTTATTAGCCATCCAGTTGCGAATTCGCTGGCCCCATTTTTTTGCCATAAAAAAGAACCCCCTTTCATCTCATATTATGAAATGAAAGGGGGTTCTAGCACATATTTTTCTATTCACTTCTAAAGCTAATTTACCCTCTTTTTGGAAAATAAGGCTTTTTGGAGCGCGGCTCACCAAGGATTTCCGCCCAAATCACTCCATTAACCAATGATTGCGCATTTGGTTCCGTCGAAATATTTGGTTCATCTTCGTCCATGGTTGCCGCAACAGTTTGTTCTTTCATCTTTTCTCGTTGCAAACGGGCCGTTGCCAGCGCCCTCCGGCTCGACTCAGATTCTTTTCTGACTTGGTCATATTCTTGTTCAAGCTTTCGATTATTCTCTTGCAATACTTCCACTTTTTGCGCCGATTTAACCGGGGCCGCTTGATGCGAGACTTCATTTGTAAGTTCTTTAACTAGCGTTCGAACATCCTCCATACCACTTACTTTAAATGGCTTTCTAGGAGATTGACCTTGAGTCCTTTTTGTTTTGCCAAATATGGTAGAGATGATACCTACAATGATAAAAAATAATATGGTTTCCAAAGCTCCCACCCTCCATTTTAATTAATGTGGGGTTTATTTGTCGTCTTTCTTTTCACCTGTCATTTTCCCAATCGAACCTCTCATTTCCGTATCAGCAGAAATGTTTTTATAATTCATATAGTCCATGACACCGATATTACCTGATTTAAGAGCTTCTGCCATGGCAAGCGGTACCTCTGCTTCCGCTTCCACTACCTTGGCCCTCATTTCCACTACTTTCGCCTTCATTTCCTGCTCTGAAGCAACCGCCATCGCCCGGCGTTCTTCTGCTTTTGCTTGGGCAATTTTCTTATCCGCCTCAGCTTGTTCTGTTTGTAATTCTGCACCAATGTTTTTACCGATATCCACATCCGCAATATCGATTGATAAGATTTCAAAGGCTGTTCCGGCGTCAAGGCCCTTTGCCAAAACAGTCTGCGAGATCAAATCCGGATTCTCTAGAACTTTGCTATGGCTGTCCGACGAACCAATAGTTGAGACAACCCCTTCACCAACACGGGCCACAACTGTTTCTTCACCGGCACCACCGACAAGACGTTCGATATTGGCACGGACGGTAATCCTCGCTTTTGCTTTGACCTCAATCCCGTTCATCGCAACACCTGCGATAAATGGTGTTTCAATTACCTTAGGGTTAACACTCATTTGCACCGCTTCTAAAACATCACGTCCCGCAAGGTCAATTGCAGCGCACCGTTCAAACGATAATTCAATATTGGCTCGGTGTGCAGCAATTAGCGCATTGACGACACGGTCAACATTTCCTCCAGCAAGATAATGACTTTCAAGCTGATTGATTGTGACGTTTAAACCTGCTTTATGAGCTTTAATAAGCGGATTAACCACCCTGCTTGGCGTTACCCTTCTTAACCTCATCCCAACCAATGTGAAAATACTAATGCGAACACCTGCAGCAAGTGCCGAAATCCAAAGCATAACTGGTACAAAAGATAATAAGATCCCTAAAAAGATTAAAGCAATCACAACCACGGCGATAATAAATATCGTTCCACCTGATACTACATCCATTTTTTTAACCCCCTCATTATTTATTTGACCTCTCTAACAACAATACGGGCACCTTCTACTTTAATGACCTTTACTTTAGCATTCTGCTCAATAAAGCCGCCTTCACTTATTGCATCAACTCGTTCATTATGAATAATAATCGTACCAGCCGGTCTTAATATCGTTAATGCGGTTCCAACTTTTCCTAAAAGGTCAGTCCGGTTAATATTCGATACATAGCCGTCTTCTTTTCTAGCTATCTCTGACAAGACCATTTTATTAAAAAGTACCAGCTTTTTTCCAAATGTCTTAATCATCATAAAGAAAACAATAATTGAAATCATAATAGCAATAAAGATCGAGACGCCTATTTGCATGGCATCCTCTCCTGCTAAAAAAAGACTTAATATTAAGGCAGCAACACCAAGCGTTCCAGCAACAGCACCTGGTAAGAAGAACTCTAGAAAAATAAGCAAGATTCCTGCCACAAATAAGGTTAATGTCCCATAACCGGCAAGCCCGGCTTGGAAATGCCCATAAAAGAACAAAATTAGCGCAAACACACCAATAAATCCAGCTATCCCTATCTTTGCAGAAAAAAGTTCTAGCACAATTCCCACTCCTGCAATGGTCAGGAGAATGGTTACAACAATTGGGTCAGTAAGAAATTCAATCATTCAAGGTCCCCCCCTTCTCTCTTCAACTGACTCTATTCATTACGTTTGAAGCGTTAAAAGGTTTCATTTTTTAGGCGAAATAACTTAAAAGACCACAAGCACTAGATGCTTGCGGTCTTTATGTCAGAATACTATGAAAGGTGTTGTTGTACAAATTTATTAACTAGAGA belongs to Neobacillus sp. OS1-2 and includes:
- a CDS encoding HD family phosphohydrolase codes for the protein MDKLQQHFIRIRKLLDITFFRILFFFVLGVVLFGAMYSNVKPEKLDLSLFSVAEKTIRSPGTVEDKKSTENKRKEAINQVQPVYALKNEYTQNRVDLITSIFKAAVEVNDEIKEEMKKQEEIVEEKPTKEEPSVSDKITRLKTKLTSGVAKELPNQVFSTLVQASNDDLSIAKDLTVTAINNVMTKRISTDEVENAKKRVEEELKYTSLNDNLRLAAIDLGRYAVIQNEFYDPNATEELRQQAAESIEPVKILQGQIIVEEGKLINQDIFRQLKLVGLLNNDKSYKPFIGLVLLITIILSAIYYYFYQMKSLPEKRQTFLLLYGIIFIFSIFIMKIISLLQIFNFAGIGYIFPAAMGGMLIKILIDEKLAILMSIIMAVCGSILFNEGVTGTLNFSEGIYILFSALAAILFLNTQNHRTKILQAGVFAAIVNVLAICALMLLPNGQFSGVEYGYYLLTAVVSGIGSAVLTIGVLPLFEASFGILSTMKLIELSNPNHPLLRKILMEAPGTYHHSVMVANLAESACEAIGANGLLARVGSYYHDIGKTKRPNFFIENQMHHDNPHDRLPPERSANIIIAHVTDGSAILKKYHMPKEIIDIAEQHHGTTLLKFFYHKALQSDTDIKDEEFRYPGPKAQTKESAVVGIADSVEAAVRSLSQPTAELIESLVKKIVADRLQDGQLNECDITIKEIETVSHTLCETLKGIFHSRIEYPEMTKTKKVKQA
- the yqfC gene encoding sporulation protein YqfC; this translates as MAKKWGQRIRNWMANKMDLPQDVMMDLPRITMIGQIHIYIENHRGLLAFTDKELRLLLKQGQLLIKGKAFVIKTILPEEILLEGKIDQVIYITDNPGGTK
- the yqfD gene encoding sporulation protein YqfD; this translates as MKNQWIEFLYGRVTVKVSGKGLERFLNVLTRNGLHIWNVKRHGTETITFKMRAQDALKIRLFARKSGCKISFLRRSGVPFLFRRLLKNSGFMLGAAAFLFIIFFLSNVIWGIEIKGAKPATEYQIRKELDKMGVKIGKVQFFVDNVEGIQRQLTEKIGALTWVGVELKGTTYHLQVVEKNEPKKVEQLSPQNLIAKKKAVIVNMFVETGQTMVNKNDVVEKGDLLVSGIYGQEGSPKIVAAEGEVWGGTWYISTVKLPLVTNFNVFTGKEKQKHSLVVGNLEIPIWGFGKPEFKKYKTEKNVHHVHFLKWKLPISYMNKTLRESEDVKRSYSKKEAEEQALELAKKEIKSKLDEDAIIKDEKILHKEYRNGKVILDIHFNVIENIAVGQPISKETPE
- the floA gene encoding flotillin-like protein FloA (flotillin-like protein involved in membrane lipid rafts); its protein translation is MDVVSGGTIFIIAVVVIALIFLGILLSFVPVMLWISALAAGVRISIFTLVGMRLRRVTPSRVVNPLIKAHKAGLNVTINQLESHYLAGGNVDRVVNALIAAHRANIELSFERCAAIDLAGRDVLEAVQMSVNPKVIETPFIAGVAMNGIEVKAKARITVRANIERLVGGAGEETVVARVGEGVVSTIGSSDSHSKVLENPDLISQTVLAKGLDAGTAFEILSIDIADVDIGKNIGAELQTEQAEADKKIAQAKAEERRAMAVASEQEMKAKVVEMRAKVVEAEAEVPLAMAEALKSGNIGVMDYMNYKNISADTEMRGSIGKMTGEKKDDK
- a CDS encoding NfeD family protein translates to MIEFLTDPIVVTILLTIAGVGIVLELFSAKIGIAGFIGVFALILFFYGHFQAGLAGYGTLTLFVAGILLIFLEFFLPGAVAGTLGVAALILSLFLAGEDAMQIGVSIFIAIMISIIVFFMMIKTFGKKLVLFNKMVLSEIARKEDGYVSNINRTDLLGKVGTALTILRPAGTIIIHNERVDAISEGGFIEQNAKVKVIKVEGARIVVREVK
- a CDS encoding PhoH family protein; amino-acid sequence: MTEKLTTISLQLENPSEAVNLLGNADQNLKLIEQELGVSIITRGESVSMSGDEENVIMAGQILDRLLFVIRKGINISQRDVLYAIQMAQKGTLDYFVNLYDEEIGKTVKGKSIRIKTLGQRQYVMAIKKSDLVFGIGPAGTGKTYLAVIMAVNALKNGQVNKIILTRPAVEAGESLGFLPGDLKEKVDPYLRPLYDALNDVLGAEHTQRLIERGTIEIAPLAYMRGRTLDDAFVILDEAQNTTHAQMKMFLTRLGFGSKMVITGDQTQIDLPKGAKSGLIAAEEILLNVNGIAFVFLEQTDVVRHPLVGKIIEAYEKKTPSRHNQG